CCGCCGCGCCTCCTCGGTGATCTCGGCCCGGTCCCGGGCGCCGTAGTCGGTGTCGACGTAGCCCAGCAGCCGGGCGCCCGCCGCGCGCAGTGCCCGGGCCGCCGCCGTGTAGGCGGGATCGGGGGCGGTGCCGGGCCCGCTCGCCGGGTTGAGCACGACCGCGTGGGTGCGGGCGGCCCCGGTGATCAGCCGGTGCCAGGCGCCCGGGTCCTCGGCCGGGTGCACGTACAGCGGGACCAGCAGGCTCATGCCGTGGCCGCCCACAGCGCGGCGAGGGAGTCGTCCAGGCCGTGGGCCGGGCGCCAGCCGAGGACGCGGGCGGCGGCGGAGACGTCCGAGCACTGCCAGGACACCTGGGCGGAGCGCGCCGAACCGCCCGCGCTCTCCTCCAGGCGGCCGCGGAAACCGGCCGTCCGCGCCAGTCCGTGCACCAGGTCGCGCACCGGTACGGCCGCGCCGCCGCCGATGTTGAGCACGGGCGGCAGGGGCCCGGGCGCGGTGACGGCGAGGGCCGCCGCGCGGGCGACATCGCGGACGTCCACGAAGTCACGGTAGGCCGAGAGGTCCCCGAGCCGCAGCACCGCCGAGGGGTCGGGGCCCGCCGAGCGCAGCAGCGCGGTCACCCGGCCCGGCAGGCCCGCCGCCGGCGCCCCGGCGCCCACCGGGTTGCCGATCCGCAGCACCACCGCGTCCAGGGCGGCGGCGTTCACCGCGAGGGTGCCCGCGAGCTTGGTGGCGCCGTACGCGGTGACCGGGCGGGCGGGCGCCGACTCGGTCACCGGTACCCCGGGGGTGCCGGGGCCGTACTCGGCGGCGGAGCCGAGGTGGACCAGGCGGGCCGTCGGGGCCGCCTCGCGCAGCGCGGCACAGAGCACGGCGGGCCCGCGGGCGTTGACCTCCGCGAGGGTGACGGGGTCGCCGCCGGTGGCGCCCGCGCAGTTGACCACGGCGTCGGGGGCGGCCGCCGCCAGCGTCTTCGCCAGCCGCTCGGGGCGGTCGGTGGCGAGGTCGACGGCGTACTCGGCGCCGGTGCGGCCGGCCGCGGACAGCCGCGCGCCCGGCAGGGCGCGCAGCCGCTCCGTCACATGGCGGCCCAGGTATCCGGTGCCGCCCAGGACGAGAATGCGCATGCGGGACTCAGGCTCCCTTGAGCAGCAGGGACTTGCGGGTGGTGAACTCGGCGTTGGCCCGGTCGTAGTCGTCGGGGCGGCCGATGTCCAGCCAGTAGCCGCCGAACTCGTAGGCGTGCGGCGGGTTCTGGGCCTTGAGCAGGTCGAGGACGAGTTCGTCGAAGCCGAGCGGCAGGCCGGGGGTGTAGCCGTCGAGGGTGGCGCGGGAGAGGCCGTAGACGCCCATGGAGACCCGGTAGTCCATGCTGGGCTTCTCGGTGAACGCGACGACCTTGCTGGCGTCGGTGGTGAGCACGCCGAAGTCGATGTGCACCTTGCGCGCGTAGGTGGCGATGGTGAGCGGCGCGCCGGAGTCCCGGTGCCGGTGCAGCACGTCGGCGTAGTCGAGGTCGGTGAGGATGTCGCCGTTCATCACGAGGAAGTGCTCGGGCAGTCTCTCTCTCAGGTTGAGCAGCGGGCCCATGGTGCCGAGCGGGCTCTCCTCGGTGGCGTAGTCGACGGCCATGCCCCACTGGGAGCCGTCGCCGACGTAGGCGCGGATGATCTCGCCGAGGTGGCCTATGGCGAGGGTGCAGCGGGTGAAGCCGGCCGAGGACAGCTGGCGCAGCACGATCTCCAGGATGGCGTGCTGGTCGCCGATGGGAACGAGCGGTTTGGGCAGCGCGGTGGTGTAGGGCCGCAGCCGGACGCCCTTGCCGCCCGCCAGGATCACTGCGTGCATGGGTTCCTCCTTGGAAGACGTCGTGACGTGCCGGACGGGTCAGATGTTGTAGATGCCGGTCTTGTAGCGGGCCAGGTTGGCCGGGTCGCGGAAGAACTCCACGGTGTGCGCGAGTCCTTGCTCCAGGGTGTGGGCGGGCCGCCAGCCGGTGGCACCGGTGAGCCGGCCGGCGTCGGCGACCAGCCGCATCACCTCGGAGGCCGCCGGGCGGATGCGCGCGGGGTCCTCGCGGACGTCCAGCGGGGTGTCCATCACCTTGCCGATCAGGGCGACGAGGTCGCCGACCGAGATCTCGCCGCCGGTACCGGCGTTGAAGGTGCGGCCGACGACCTGCTCGGCGGGGGCGCCGCCGACGGCGAGGAAGGCCTGGGCGGTGTCCTTGACGAACAGGAAGTCGCGGGTGGGCCGCAGATCGCCGAGGGTGATGGTGCGCTCCCCCGCCGCGACCTGGCCGATGACGGTGGGGATGACCGCGCGCATCGACTGGCGCGGGCCGAAGGTGTTGAACGGCCGCAGGGTGACGACGGGGGTGCCGAAGCTGGCGTGGTAGCTGTCGGCGAGCCGGTCCCCGCCCGCCTTCGACGCGGCGTACGGGGACTGGGTGTTGATGGGGTGGTCCTCGGTGATCGGCACCGTTCGCGCGGTGCCGTAGGTCTCGCTGGTGGAGGTGTGCACCAGGCGGGGCGTCCCGAGGGCGCGGGCCGCCTCGAGGACGTTGAGGGTGCCGGTGACGTTGGTCTCCACGTAGCTGTGCGGCGCCTGGTAGGAGTACGGGATCGCGATC
This Streptomyces misionensis DNA region includes the following protein-coding sequences:
- a CDS encoding NAD-dependent epimerase/dehydratase family protein translates to MRILVLGGTGYLGRHVTERLRALPGARLSAAGRTGAEYAVDLATDRPERLAKTLAAAAPDAVVNCAGATGGDPVTLAEVNARGPAVLCAALREAAPTARLVHLGSAAEYGPGTPGVPVTESAPARPVTAYGATKLAGTLAVNAAALDAVVLRIGNPVGAGAPAAGLPGRVTALLRSAGPDPSAVLRLGDLSAYRDFVDVRDVARAAALAVTAPGPLPPVLNIGGGAAVPVRDLVHGLARTAGFRGRLEESAGGSARSAQVSWQCSDVSAAARVLGWRPAHGLDDSLAALWAATA
- a CDS encoding nucleotidyltransferase family protein, giving the protein MHAVILAGGKGVRLRPYTTALPKPLVPIGDQHAILEIVLRQLSSAGFTRCTLAIGHLGEIIRAYVGDGSQWGMAVDYATEESPLGTMGPLLNLRERLPEHFLVMNGDILTDLDYADVLHRHRDSGAPLTIATYARKVHIDFGVLTTDASKVVAFTEKPSMDYRVSMGVYGLSRATLDGYTPGLPLGFDELVLDLLKAQNPPHAYEFGGYWLDIGRPDDYDRANAEFTTRKSLLLKGA
- a CDS encoding GDP-mannose 4,6-dehydratase is translated as MTSQPLAAVTGAEGFIGSHLTEALVASGHRVRAMAQYNSFSSYGWLETLAPDVLDQVEIVLGDVRDPGSVRGLLDGADVAYHLAALIAIPYSYQAPHSYVETNVTGTLNVLEAARALGTPRLVHTSTSETYGTARTVPITEDHPINTQSPYAASKAGGDRLADSYHASFGTPVVTLRPFNTFGPRQSMRAVIPTVIGQVAAGERTITLGDLRPTRDFLFVKDTAQAFLAVGGAPAEQVVGRTFNAGTGGEISVGDLVALIGKVMDTPLDVREDPARIRPAASEVMRLVADAGRLTGATGWRPAHTLEQGLAHTVEFFRDPANLARYKTGIYNI